One Sulfurimonas crateris genomic window carries:
- a CDS encoding F0F1 ATP synthase subunit B, whose product MSRVLVFMLMISTFAFASSGNAESAGTDIVQRTVNFILFAGLIWYLVAEPVKNYFASRSQSIADEMKKVQEKLRETAALKKDALAKIAAAEKFAQDLAVSSKKENKVVNDNIMAQCDADIEIIAKQQAVLIDFEQRKMVRSVVEDTLKEVLAQSDDSFDKEAMANVILKKVA is encoded by the coding sequence GTGAGTAGAGTTTTAGTATTTATGCTAATGATATCAACCTTTGCATTTGCATCTAGCGGCAATGCAGAGAGTGCAGGCACCGATATAGTACAAAGAACAGTAAACTTTATACTGTTTGCAGGGCTTATCTGGTATCTTGTTGCTGAACCTGTAAAAAACTATTTTGCATCAAGAAGTCAGTCTATTGCAGACGAGATGAAAAAGGTACAAGAGAAGTTAAGAGAGACGGCAGCTCTTAAAAAAGATGCTTTGGCTAAGATCGCAGCGGCTGAGAAGTTCGCTCAAGACCTCGCTGTTAGCTCAAAAAAAGAGAATAAAGTCGTAAATGACAATATCATGGCTCAATGTGATGCAGATATTGAGATCATAGCGAAACAACAAGCTGTTTTAATAGATTTTGAACAGAGAAAAATGGTTAGAAGCGTTGTAGAAGATACGCTCAAAGAGGTGCTTGCTCAAAGTGATGATAGCTTTGACAAAGAAGCAATGGCAAATGTTATCTTAAAGAAGGTGGCATAG
- the atpA gene encoding F0F1 ATP synthase subunit alpha has product MVAKIQADEISSIIKERIDNFELSVDINETGKIVSYADGVAQVYGLSNVMAGEMVEFEEGTRGLVMNLEESTVGVVILGIGSMLKEGMSVKRLGKLLRVPVGDALLGRVVNALGEPIDGKGPIETTETRFVEEKAPGIMDRKSVHEPLATGIKAIDALVPIGRGQRELIIGDRQTGKTTVALDAIINQKGNGVVCIYVAVGQKESTVAQIIRRLEEHGALEYTIIVSATASEAAALQFLAPYTGVTMGEYFRDNARHGLIVYDDLTKHAVAYREMSLILRRPPGREAYPGDVFYIHSRLLERAAKLSDEKGAGSLTALPIIETQAGDVAAYIPTNVISITDGQIFLETELFNSGIRPAINVGLSVSRVGGAAQIKATKQVAGTLRLDLAQYRELQAFAQFASDLDETSRNQLERGQRMVEVLKQPPFSPLSAEKQVLIIFAGNEGFLDDMDPSNVVRFEAEMYPFIEASYPQIFESIRSTSKVDDDTKALMLKALEEFKASFVVA; this is encoded by the coding sequence GTGGTAGCAAAAATTCAGGCTGATGAAATCAGCTCAATAATCAAAGAGCGTATCGATAACTTTGAACTAAGTGTTGATATAAATGAGACGGGTAAGATTGTCTCTTATGCCGATGGTGTTGCTCAAGTTTACGGACTTAGCAATGTTATGGCTGGAGAGATGGTAGAGTTCGAAGAGGGAACGAGAGGTTTAGTAATGAACCTTGAGGAGAGCACTGTAGGTGTTGTTATCCTTGGAATCGGATCAATGTTAAAAGAGGGCATGTCTGTTAAGAGATTAGGCAAACTTCTTCGTGTTCCGGTTGGTGATGCACTTCTTGGACGTGTTGTTAATGCTCTTGGTGAGCCGATTGACGGTAAAGGTCCGATCGAGACAACAGAGACTCGTTTTGTTGAAGAGAAAGCACCTGGTATTATGGATAGAAAATCTGTTCATGAGCCATTAGCAACAGGTATTAAAGCAATTGATGCTCTTGTGCCGATCGGAAGAGGTCAAAGAGAGCTTATTATCGGTGACCGTCAAACTGGAAAAACTACTGTTGCTCTTGATGCTATTATTAACCAAAAAGGCAACGGCGTTGTATGTATCTATGTTGCAGTCGGTCAAAAAGAGTCGACTGTTGCACAGATCATCCGTCGTTTAGAGGAGCATGGTGCATTAGAGTATACTATTATAGTATCTGCTACTGCATCTGAAGCGGCAGCGCTTCAATTCTTAGCACCATATACAGGTGTTACTATGGGTGAATACTTCCGTGACAACGCTAGACACGGTCTGATCGTATATGATGACCTTACTAAGCACGCTGTTGCTTACCGTGAGATGTCACTTATTCTTCGTCGTCCTCCGGGCCGTGAAGCATATCCTGGTGATGTTTTCTATATTCACTCTCGTCTTCTTGAGAGAGCTGCGAAGCTTTCAGATGAGAAAGGTGCAGGTTCTTTAACTGCTCTTCCTATTATTGAAACTCAAGCTGGTGACGTTGCTGCGTATATTCCGACAAACGTTATCTCTATTACAGATGGTCAGATATTCCTTGAGACTGAACTATTCAACTCAGGTATTCGTCCTGCGATCAACGTAGGTCTTTCGGTTTCACGTGTTGGTGGTGCTGCTCAGATCAAAGCAACTAAGCAAGTTGCAGGTACTTTAAGACTTGACCTTGCTCAGTATCGTGAACTTCAAGCGTTTGCTCAGTTCGCATCTGATCTTGATGAGACTTCTCGTAATCAGCTAGAGCGTGGACAAAGAATGGTAGAGGTTCTTAAGCAGCCTCCATTCTCTCCGCTTTCTGCTGAGAAGCAAGTTCTTATAATATTTGCAGGAAATGAAGGTTTCTTAGATGATATGGATCCTTCAAATGTTGTTCGTTTTGAAGCAGAGATGTATCCGTTCATTGAAGCATCTTACCCTCAAATATTTGAGAGTATCAGAAGTACTTCTAAAGTAGATGATGATACTAAAGCACTAATGTTGAAAGCACTTGAAGAGTTCAAAGCTAGCTTCGTAGTGGCGTAA
- a CDS encoding F0F1 ATP synthase subunit delta: MEELIAKRYIKALKKSSDIEKMQKISSIFSVLAEAFKDEKFIQIINNPDVSKSQKSEILLDAVKSAESEDVDNLIKLLAEHNRISIIPAMAEVIRKDIAVTTKSYSGVVYSNSDIEAKVIEDLSSGLGSKFDSKISLKFEKSSFNGIKVDVQDLGVEISFSKSRINSQIIEHIAKAI, translated from the coding sequence ATGGAAGAGTTAATTGCAAAAAGATACATAAAAGCTCTTAAAAAAAGTTCTGATATAGAGAAGATGCAGAAGATATCTTCTATATTCTCTGTTTTAGCAGAAGCATTTAAAGATGAAAAGTTTATTCAAATCATCAACAATCCTGATGTTAGCAAGAGCCAAAAGTCAGAGATTTTGTTAGATGCAGTAAAATCTGCAGAATCTGAAGATGTTGATAATTTAATTAAACTCTTAGCTGAGCATAACCGTATAAGCATCATCCCTGCAATGGCAGAGGTGATTAGAAAAGATATAGCTGTTACGACAAAGAGTTATAGCGGAGTCGTATATAGCAACAGCGACATTGAAGCAAAAGTTATTGAGGATTTAAGCAGCGGCTTAGGCAGCAAGTTTGATTCAAAAATATCTTTAAAGTTTGAAAAAAGCAGCTTTAATGGCATAAAAGTGGATGTGCAGGATCTAGGTGTTGAGATAAGTTTCTCAAAATCAAGAATCAATAGTCAAATTATAGAACATATTGCAAAAGCAATTTAA
- a CDS encoding FoF1 ATP synthase subunit B', with protein MLDINPILLVATLIVFLTLIVVLNSWLYNPLFAYMSKRDEDIKKDLEKIGSNDEEIKELELKAQSIIANAKLEAAALREKVITDAKELAESKIEAKRAELASQYLEFEQLLAKTREQLSSDLKSQIPLFKEAVKAKFSQI; from the coding sequence ATATAAATCCGATACTACTCGTAGCTACATTAATCGTGTTTCTTACGCTTATTGTCGTTCTTAACAGTTGGCTTTACAATCCATTATTCGCTTATATGAGTAAAAGAGATGAGGACATCAAAAAAGACCTTGAAAAAATAGGCTCAAACGATGAAGAGATCAAAGAACTTGAATTAAAAGCGCAATCAATAATTGCAAATGCAAAACTGGAAGCTGCGGCCTTAAGAGAGAAGGTTATTACGGATGCTAAAGAGTTAGCAGAGAGTAAGATAGAAGCAAAACGTGCTGAACTGGCTAGTCAGTACTTAGAGTTTGAGCAGTTGCTTGCTAAGACTCGCGAACAGCTAAGCAGTGATTTAAAATCACAGATCCCGCTGTTCAAAGAAGCTGTTAAAGCTAAATTTAGTCAAATATAA